The proteins below come from a single Acidobacteriota bacterium genomic window:
- a CDS encoding 2Fe-2S iron-sulfur cluster binding domain-containing protein produces the protein MSNALTDYLSKFTEADWLAAVDELLPCVHDVDKDALQIWFRFYPLDLKRYLDAAEDRAAAELGVALQGKFGLEDKIDSSHHFLYGHRYWKTVKAAIEAETVVFKESTPTLIEEIKAIGMAVAEKLHVERQMINAMVIIGLATLNQVGVEAFKAAPGEVEQPKGIMAKSPNAVIAERAKDDSQGLFGFLKTVNKKYSVAWENAKSHGKFTIVNEQEISSASSNDRSRNWQKQDERCWEGVVPVECVAASCGTCWVGVLGGAEKLTEVSRRERRAMKVFGYNQPEGDHPFLRLACQAKASGNATIVIPAWNAVFGKKVRGNVEDVELEPNTTSAKKLRETLAAAVSAE, from the coding sequence ATGAGTAACGCATTAACCGATTACCTTTCGAAGTTCACTGAGGCCGACTGGCTGGCAGCGGTGGACGAGCTTTTGCCTTGTGTTCACGATGTGGACAAGGACGCTCTGCAGATCTGGTTCCGCTTTTATCCGCTCGACCTGAAACGCTATCTCGACGCCGCCGAAGACCGTGCGGCCGCCGAGCTGGGCGTCGCCCTGCAAGGCAAATTCGGGCTCGAGGACAAGATAGATTCGTCACACCATTTCCTATACGGACACCGCTACTGGAAAACCGTAAAGGCAGCGATCGAGGCGGAAACCGTTGTATTCAAGGAAAGCACGCCGACCCTCATCGAAGAGATCAAAGCCATCGGAATGGCCGTCGCGGAAAAGCTCCACGTCGAACGCCAGATGATCAACGCCATGGTCATCATCGGCCTTGCCACCTTAAATCAAGTCGGCGTCGAGGCTTTCAAGGCAGCTCCCGGCGAGGTTGAACAGCCGAAAGGCATCATGGCAAAATCACCGAACGCCGTCATCGCCGAACGTGCCAAGGACGATTCGCAGGGGCTGTTTGGATTCCTCAAGACGGTCAACAAAAAGTATTCGGTCGCTTGGGAGAATGCTAAGTCACACGGGAAATTTACGATCGTCAACGAGCAGGAGATATCGTCCGCCTCGTCGAACGATCGCTCGCGGAATTGGCAGAAACAAGACGAACGCTGCTGGGAAGGCGTCGTCCCGGTCGAATGCGTCGCGGCAAGCTGCGGAACCTGCTGGGTCGGCGTCCTCGGCGGAGCCGAAAAGCTCACCGAGGTCAGCCGCCGCGAACGCCGTGCGATGAAGGTCTTCGGCTATAACCAACCCGAAGGCGACCACCCATTCCTCCGCCTCGCCTGCCAGGCAAAGGCCTCAGGCAACGCCACGATCGTCATTCCGGCATGGAACGCCGTCTTCGGCAAGAAGGTCCGCGGCAATGTCGAGGATGTCGAGCTCGAACCGAATACGACCTCAGCGAAAAAGCTTCGCGAAACTCTCGCGGCGGCAGTTTCAGCCGAATAA
- a CDS encoding EamA family transporter, which produces MSEDKKPFPPVALVLIAVLLWSTGGMFIKLATNLDAYQVTFFRSLLAGITVLIITWRDGLRINAFGGMCSVIYATLLFLFVWATKHTTAANAIFLQYTAPIYILILAPFVIGEKFHIRDLITVIFCLAGMSLFFVGDLSIGDYQGNIAALGSGIFLGLYIMLLRHPKAMGMSGTITVIYGNFLLALLTLPSGIAAFPTATWRDYAAVGFLGVFQIGISYILFIKGVRGGTRPLDASIIGFIEPLLNPVWVFLFVGERPSNWAILGGIIIVATVCLHTLVQYKNKPVAA; this is translated from the coding sequence GTGTCCGAAGACAAAAAACCCTTTCCCCCGGTCGCTCTGGTTTTGATCGCGGTACTCCTCTGGAGTACCGGCGGCATGTTCATCAAGCTCGCGACAAATCTCGACGCCTATCAGGTCACGTTCTTTCGTTCCCTGCTCGCCGGGATCACGGTGCTGATCATCACGTGGCGTGACGGGCTGCGGATAAACGCCTTCGGAGGGATGTGCTCGGTGATCTACGCGACGCTGCTATTTCTGTTCGTCTGGGCAACCAAACACACAACCGCCGCGAACGCCATCTTTCTCCAGTACACCGCACCAATATATATATTGATCCTCGCACCGTTCGTTATCGGCGAAAAATTCCACATCCGTGATCTCATCACCGTCATCTTTTGTCTTGCCGGAATGAGCCTGTTCTTCGTCGGCGACCTCTCGATCGGCGATTACCAGGGCAACATCGCGGCTCTCGGCTCCGGCATCTTTCTCGGCCTCTACATCATGCTGCTTCGCCACCCCAAGGCCATGGGAATGAGCGGCACGATCACCGTCATCTACGGCAATTTCCTGCTCGCCCTGCTCACGCTGCCCAGCGGTATCGCCGCATTCCCGACCGCCACCTGGCGGGATTACGCCGCCGTCGGATTCCTGGGCGTATTTCAGATCGGGATCTCTTATATCCTATTTATAAAAGGTGTAAGAGGCGGCACACGCCCGCTCGACGCCAGCATCATCGGCTTCATCGAACCGCTCCTCAACCCCGTCTGGGTCTTCCTCTTCGTCGGCGAACGCCCCTCAAACTGGGCCATCCTCGGCGGCATCATAATAGTCGCCACCGTCTGCCTGCACACCCTGGTTCAGTACAAGAATAAACCAGTCGCGGCATAA
- a CDS encoding VWA domain-containing protein, whose translation MNKCIRKKSWLFAAFLVLFAAGLVYSQDDEVIRINADNVTVPVSVLDRSGKYISTLKQSDFKIFEDGVEQEITSFETTDGSVTVFMLLERNGAIRFQLPRLVAAANAFVRQMRDEDQFTALTFGSSLDTLIKATKIKDVPKGNRIEKLPGDNGIFLYDAVDKVVDRIQKVPGRKAIVLFSEGLDAEFYANPNAKGTLKDAEESGATIYTVKFNSQSLLIVPDRIKQSKTYQDSIAKAQKYMTDLAARTGGRTFDVEKIEDLDATFAEVASELVRQYTLGYAPAKAGTNGERRKITVKVTTPDAVVRARKEVVYKKVK comes from the coding sequence ATGAATAAGTGTATCCGCAAGAAAAGTTGGCTGTTTGCAGCGTTTCTGGTGCTGTTTGCGGCGGGGCTTGTGTATTCGCAGGACGACGAGGTTATCAGGATCAATGCGGATAACGTCACCGTGCCCGTTTCCGTTCTCGATCGCAGTGGCAAGTACATTTCGACGCTCAAGCAGTCGGATTTTAAGATATTTGAGGACGGCGTTGAGCAGGAGATCACTTCGTTCGAGACGACGGACGGATCGGTGACGGTTTTTATGCTGCTGGAGCGGAATGGGGCGATCAGGTTTCAGCTGCCGAGGCTGGTTGCGGCGGCGAATGCTTTTGTCAGGCAGATGAGAGACGAGGATCAGTTTACCGCTCTGACATTCGGGTCAAGCCTGGATACCTTGATAAAGGCGACGAAGATCAAAGACGTTCCAAAGGGGAACCGAATAGAAAAGCTGCCGGGTGACAACGGCATCTTCTTATATGACGCTGTGGACAAGGTAGTCGACCGGATTCAAAAAGTGCCGGGCCGCAAAGCTATTGTTTTGTTTTCCGAAGGCCTCGACGCCGAGTTCTACGCAAACCCGAACGCGAAAGGCACGCTCAAAGACGCCGAGGAAAGCGGAGCGACGATCTACACCGTCAAATTCAATTCCCAGTCGCTGCTGATCGTCCCTGATCGCATCAAGCAAAGCAAAACGTATCAGGACAGTATCGCGAAAGCCCAAAAATACATGACCGACCTCGCTGCCCGAACCGGAGGCCGCACATTCGACGTCGAAAAGATCGAAGACCTAGACGCAACCTTTGCCGAAGTCGCCAGCGAACTAGTCCGCCAATACACCCTCGGCTACGCCCCCGCAAAAGCCGGAACCAACGGCGAACGCCGCAAGATCACCGTCAAAGTAACCACCCCCGACGCCGTCGTCCGTGCGAGAAAAGAGGTCGTTTACAAAAAAGTGAAATAG